In Erwinia pyrifoliae DSM 12163, the genomic window ACGGAGCGTAAAGCCCAGCTTCAGCAGGCCCGGCTCAAACATTCTGAGTTCCACCCGTACGTCAAAGAGAATAAACATCGACTTGATTAACATGGCAAATTTTTTCACATAGCGTGCAGTTAACAATGAATGACGATGTGTATATCACCTGAATCTAACAGATCGTCATTCATCTTTTCAGCCCGCGTCAGGCGCAAGCGTTGCAGCACATTCTCCGCCAACGTCAGATAAGACATCACTCGATGTGATTTCAGGCTGTTAGCCTGATACTTCAGGTCTTACCCTCTATTTCAGCGTCACAGCACGGCAGTGGTCAGGTAGCCTGACCCGGATAGCCCGGTTTGCTGCTTGCCTTCGGCCAGTCACTTCCCTATGCTGATTCACTGATAAGCATGACCAATGACTCGGGGTGCCGTTCCTTCACCGGAACCGGCTGAGAAAAACCCGTTGAACCTGAACTGGATAATGCCAGCGGAGGGAAGTCAGATGCCCAACCGGCATCGCCTTCTTGATCGCCGGTTGGGAGTAGAAATGATCCAACCTCAAGCCCTTCGCCACGCCGACGTGGCCCGTTCTTTGACCCTGTTTCGCCAGCAACCTCCGCTCATTCACTGTATGACCAACGATGTGGTGCAAACCTTTACCGCTAACGTGCTGCTGGCGCTGGGCGCGTCTGCGGCGATGGTTATCGATGGTGAAGAAGCCGCGCAGTTCAGCGCAATAGCCGATGCGCTGCTGGTCAATGTCGGTACGCTGACACGCGGGCGTAGCGAGGCGATGCTGGCGGCGATAGCGTCCGCTAAAGCTGCCGGGCGCCCCTGGACGCTGGATCCGGTGGCGGTCGGTGCGCTGGATTTCCGCACGCGTTTTTGTCAGCGATTGCTTTCGCTTAAACCTGCCGCCATTCGCGGTAACGCTTCTGAGATGATGGCGCTGGCCGGGCAGCCCGTCAGCGGACGCGGCGTCGACAGCCTGCATGCGTCGGATGCGGCCATCAGGTCCGCCATCTTACTGGCACAGAAAAGTGGGGCAGTGGTGGCCATCAGCGGCGAGGTGGATTTCGTCACTGACGGCCAGCGGGTACTTCGCGTTAACGGTGGCTCTGCGCTGATGACGCGCGTGGTCGGCACCGGCTGCGCGCTGTCGGCGGTGGTGGCCGGTTTTACCGCACTGTCGGGCGACCGCCTGACGCATGTCGCCAGCGCCTGCCGGCTGGTTTCTCTTGCCGGGGAACGTGCTGCGGCACAGGCGCGGGGGCCTGGCAGCTTTATCCCGGCCTTTCTGGATGCGCTGTATCAGCTGGATGCGGAGGCGCGGGCATGAAACGTATTAATGCCATGACCATTGCCGGCACTGACCCAAGCGGGGGGGCGGGCATTCAGGCCGATTTGAAAGCGTTCTCCGCGCTGGGCGTTTACACCACCAGCGTGATCACCGCGCTGGTGGCGCAAAACACCACCGGCGTACAGTCGGTGAGGCGCATCGATGCTGATTTTGTCGGTGCGCAGCTTGATTCGGTGCTGTCTGACGTGCGCATTGACACGATCAAGATCGGCATGCTGGCGGACAGTGACATCGTCGAAGTGGTGGCGCAGCGGCTGAAAAAAACCAGCGCGCCCTGGGTGGTGCTGGATACGGTGATGCTGGCGAAAAGCGGTGATGCGTTACTTAGCGACGGGGCTGTCGCCACGCTGCGTGAACGGCTGCTGCCGCAGGTCTCGCTGATCACGCCAAATTTGCCTGAAGCGGCGGCATTACTCGACTGCGCCCCGGCAGGAGATGAAACGCAAATGCGGCAACAGGGCAGGGCGCTACGGGCGCTGGGCTGCCGGGCAGTCCTGTTGAAGGGAGGCCATCTTAGCGATTCGGAAAGCCCTGACTGGTTGTTTACGGCGGAAGGCGAGCAGCGCTTCAGTACGCCGCGCATCGCCACGCGCAATACGCACGGCACCGGCTGTTCGCTGTCGGCGGCGCTGGCGGCGCTGCGCCCACGCCATGATAACTGGGCAGACACG contains:
- the thiM gene encoding hydroxyethylthiazole kinase, with product MIQPQALRHADVARSLTLFRQQPPLIHCMTNDVVQTFTANVLLALGASAAMVIDGEEAAQFSAIADALLVNVGTLTRGRSEAMLAAIASAKAAGRPWTLDPVAVGALDFRTRFCQRLLSLKPAAIRGNASEMMALAGQPVSGRGVDSLHASDAAIRSAILLAQKSGAVVAISGEVDFVTDGQRVLRVNGGSALMTRVVGTGCALSAVVAGFTALSGDRLTHVASACRLVSLAGERAAAQARGPGSFIPAFLDALYQLDAEARA
- the thiD gene encoding bifunctional hydroxymethylpyrimidine kinase/phosphomethylpyrimidine kinase, translating into MKRINAMTIAGTDPSGGAGIQADLKAFSALGVYTTSVITALVAQNTTGVQSVRRIDADFVGAQLDSVLSDVRIDTIKIGMLADSDIVEVVAQRLKKTSAPWVVLDTVMLAKSGDALLSDGAVATLRERLLPQVSLITPNLPEAAALLDCAPAGDETQMRQQGRALRALGCRAVLLKGGHLSDSESPDWLFTAEGEQRFSTPRIATRNTHGTGCSLSAALAALRPRHDNWADTVQAAKQWLQGALAQADSLEVGHGQGPVHHFYQWW